A portion of the Terriglobia bacterium genome contains these proteins:
- the lspA gene encoding signal peptidase II, with product MKAKFILITSIVLGVDLLTKHLVSTIPRLQGIAIVPHYVHISFAANSGIFFRLLDDFNPVWKPYLLAGMAMVPVLVIIIYSIRRPSGPVLLQAALALIAGGLLGNFADRILHGAVIDFIEVHVENSIYYPTFNVADLAIVIGIAMLLIRIKRRSAHARKQTQLVSE from the coding sequence ATGAAAGCGAAGTTCATTCTGATTACATCGATCGTGCTTGGGGTCGACCTTCTGACGAAGCACCTGGTCAGCACGATTCCTCGTCTTCAGGGTATCGCGATTGTCCCTCATTATGTGCACATCTCGTTCGCGGCCAACTCCGGCATCTTCTTTCGCCTGCTGGATGACTTCAACCCGGTTTGGAAGCCATATCTCCTGGCGGGAATGGCGATGGTCCCTGTTCTGGTGATCATCATCTACAGCATTCGCAGGCCTTCCGGCCCTGTGCTGCTCCAGGCGGCTCTCGCCCTGATCGCCGGAGGTCTTCTGGGCAACTTTGCAGATCGAATTCTGCATGGTGCCGTGATCGATTTCATCGAGGTGCATGTCGAGAATTCGATCTACTACCCGACCTTCAATGTTGCCGACCTTGCGATCGTAATCGGCATTGCCATGCTGCTGATTCGTATCAAGAGACGCTCGGCCCACGCACGAAAGCAGACGCAGCTCGTTTCAGAGTGA